A window from Kovacikia minuta CCNUW1 encodes these proteins:
- a CDS encoding filamentous hemagglutinin N-terminal domain-containing protein: MTQRNGWMGRFGLAVCLTMGGAITIVSPASLAQVVADPSLGTTVIPIGANYFITDGTTVGNRNLFHSFSRFDVPTAGAAAFLNPLNIANIFARVTGGTPSNIQGLIYAQGNANLFLLNPSGIIFGPGAQLSISGSFVATTANAIQFPGGAEFSPNSPVNPQNSLLTVNPSAFLFSQITAQPIVNQSLGLLALDGQSLLLLGGDVTLDGGKMYAPGGQVELGGLAAAGSVDLNYTGNILRLGFPNNVPRANISIINGSVVYVTSTGGGNIAVNAQNITVGGSQLFAGIGSGSGTAK, translated from the coding sequence ATGACGCAGCGTAATGGATGGATGGGGCGGTTTGGGTTAGCCGTTTGTTTGACGATGGGTGGGGCGATCACAATCGTTTCCCCTGCTTCTCTGGCTCAAGTCGTTGCAGATCCTTCTCTTGGTACAACCGTAATTCCGATCGGTGCAAATTACTTTATTACAGATGGCACAACCGTTGGCAACAGAAATCTGTTTCACAGTTTCAGCCGCTTTGACGTTCCCACAGCAGGAGCCGCTGCCTTTCTCAACCCTCTCAATATTGCCAATATTTTTGCACGGGTGACCGGAGGCACTCCCTCCAATATTCAAGGACTGATATACGCCCAAGGAAATGCTAATCTATTTCTGCTCAACCCTAGTGGCATCATCTTTGGTCCGGGTGCGCAATTAAGTATTAGCGGTTCCTTTGTCGCGACAACCGCTAATGCCATTCAGTTTCCAGGTGGTGCAGAATTTTCCCCTAATTCTCCTGTTAATCCTCAAAATTCACTGTTGACTGTTAATCCCTCCGCTTTTTTATTCAGCCAAATAACTGCTCAACCCATTGTCAATCAGTCTTTGGGATTACTAGCTTTAGATGGGCAAAGTTTATTGTTGTTAGGCGGGGATGTAACTCTTGATGGCGGTAAAATGTATGCTCCGGGGGGACAAGTTGAATTGGGAGGACTGGCAGCAGCAGGATCGGTTGATCTGAATTACACCGGTAATATTCTGCGCTTGGGGTTTCCTAACAATGTTCCACGAGCCAACATATCTATCATCAATGGTTCTGTAGTCTATGTTACCTCTACTGGAGGGGGTAATATTGCGGTTAATGCGCAGAACATTACTGTTGGGGGGAGCCAGCTTTTTGCTGGCATCGGTTCAGGTTCAGGAACAGCTAAGTAG
- a CDS encoding Uma2 family endonuclease: MTFQILNTEGNVTELDISHLVIEDDTPVDNFQSAQQQRLLVEPLYSSKAVPQPFLAAANVGLFYKLKGEPIVPDVLLSLGVQRPEDFSQRQNRSYFVWEFGKVPEVCIEIVSNAEGDELALSKKSQQKGKTTTKRAICAQIGVRYYAVFDPLRQIQGEDEMNGALLRVWSISPDGYPEITPSQGINEIGQSVWLGMVGLGLTLWEGQFEEEITRLWLRWCDRDGQIIPTGAEDRDMERQRAERLAERLRAIGVNLDEI; encoded by the coding sequence ATGACTTTTCAGATCCTAAACACAGAAGGAAATGTCACTGAACTTGATATCAGCCATCTCGTTATCGAAGACGACACCCCAGTAGATAATTTTCAATCTGCCCAGCAGCAACGGTTACTGGTGGAACCTCTGTACAGTTCCAAAGCAGTGCCACAACCCTTTCTGGCTGCTGCCAATGTGGGGTTGTTCTACAAACTCAAGGGTGAGCCGATCGTTCCCGATGTCCTGCTCAGTTTAGGAGTGCAGCGCCCAGAGGATTTCTCGCAGCGGCAAAATCGCTCCTATTTTGTCTGGGAGTTTGGCAAAGTACCCGAAGTTTGCATTGAAATTGTCTCTAACGCTGAAGGCGATGAGTTGGCGCTGAGCAAGAAGTCTCAGCAGAAGGGCAAAACCACAACCAAGAGAGCGATCTGTGCCCAAATTGGGGTGCGTTACTACGCGGTATTCGACCCGTTGCGGCAGATTCAGGGTGAGGATGAGATGAATGGCGCACTGCTACGGGTGTGGTCAATTTCACCGGACGGTTATCCCGAGATCACTCCATCGCAGGGGATTAACGAAATCGGACAATCGGTCTGGTTAGGAATGGTTGGGTTGGGCTTAACTTTGTGGGAAGGTCAGTTTGAGGAAGAAATTACACGGCTATGGCTGCGCTGGTGCGATCGCGATGGACAAATCATTCCCACTGGTGCAGAAGACAGAGACATGGAACGCCAACGGGCAGAGCGTCTCGCCGAGCGACTGCGGGCAATAGGTGTAAACCTAGACGAAATTTAG
- a CDS encoding pre-peptidase C-terminal domain-containing protein — protein sequence MFSKPQQPSILLSSTSASGTVSATSIAPLSTAATSTTLTDPIQPNLGWMQSSSAQAATISPASPGDNIPEAYDLGTLQGRRDFSGFVGNSDPQDFYRFQLGTTSSLSLNLTGLSADADLFLVRDFNNNGLVESNEIVAQSIATGITSESINLNGLGAGTYFAVAVQYSGNTNYNLSLTSDAAGNSLSSARNLGAISGNGSIADFVGNSDLDDFYQFQLNSFSDLSLNLSGLNADADLYLIQDANYNGLVDSGEILNYSVVSGTSSESIWMAGLAPGNYYIGVAQYQGNTNYQLGISASATEPGNSLSAAANFGIVSGQVSTSGFVGASDLQDIYRFQLNATSHLDLNLTGLSADADLYLIQDINNNGAIDANDVISSSTAIGNSSESISIAGLSAGSYFVGVVRYSGFTNYNLTLTADAAGDTLYTARDIGSLSGTRDFSDFVSNADYNDYYQFSLNNTSNFSANLSGLSADADLYLIRDFNGNGNIDAGEILAASAVSGSVSESITYNGLASGNYTVLVYQYSGNTNYNLQLAATSVSALQPANAPLDGLQLVEGTLYADTFTYNPNYDYTVFSGNGNVEFGEGWQDQIDLSDFLSSSVSLNLAGINGDGVLFNAGDGTQVFDVATLSNGDQILFEGIDSIQFADGALNLSVTPDDPLFSQQWNLGMMGVQNAWRFTTGSSDVMIGIEDTGLGIDYAGDIHPDLPTTLMIPDNIADDFNDSSSHGTGVEGIISAVSDNGFGLSGINWNSPVAQVDVISGDDVDDFSLVEATQALIEQASSEGQRLVINLSLTYTPDAAFEQLVASHQDDVLFVIATGNGNDSSLDYPAYLASDYDNVIAVGASWGTSDVNGNPTIAGTRISYPGWWGSNYGYGLTLMGPSEVITTEATSSYYSGAEFGINSQFNGTSAATPNVTGVASLVWSANPDLTATQVQQILSETAYDLGAPGYDLVYGNGFVNADSAVRRAIAIGQGAA from the coding sequence ATGTTTTCAAAACCACAACAGCCCAGTATTCTTCTCTCTTCAACCAGTGCTTCAGGTACAGTATCAGCAACGAGCATCGCTCCCTTATCGACAGCAGCGACTTCAACGACATTGACCGATCCAATTCAACCTAATTTGGGATGGATGCAATCCAGCTCTGCTCAGGCTGCCACTATTAGCCCAGCATCCCCTGGAGATAATATCCCGGAAGCCTACGATCTGGGTACTCTACAGGGTAGAAGAGACTTCAGTGGTTTTGTTGGAAATTCTGATCCCCAGGATTTTTACCGGTTTCAACTGGGGACAACCAGCAGCCTGAGTCTTAACCTGACAGGGCTGAGTGCCGATGCAGATTTATTTCTGGTGCGCGATTTCAATAACAATGGGCTGGTTGAATCCAATGAAATTGTTGCCCAATCGATCGCAACAGGGATCACATCAGAATCCATCAACTTAAATGGTTTAGGGGCTGGAACCTATTTTGCGGTTGCCGTTCAATACAGTGGCAACACAAATTACAATCTGAGCCTAACTTCCGATGCAGCGGGTAATTCACTCTCCAGTGCGCGTAACCTGGGGGCAATTAGTGGCAATGGATCGATCGCAGATTTTGTTGGTAACAGCGATCTGGATGATTTTTACCAATTTCAACTCAATTCCTTTAGCGACTTGAGTCTCAATCTCAGCGGGTTAAATGCAGATGCAGATCTTTACCTGATTCAAGATGCCAACTACAACGGTTTGGTTGATAGCGGTGAAATATTGAATTATTCCGTTGTTTCTGGCACCAGTTCCGAGTCCATTTGGATGGCAGGTTTGGCACCCGGCAACTACTATATCGGGGTGGCTCAATATCAGGGAAATACGAACTACCAGCTTGGTATTTCTGCAAGTGCAACGGAACCTGGCAATAGTCTCAGTGCAGCAGCAAATTTTGGGATTGTATCGGGACAGGTCAGCACCAGTGGGTTTGTAGGTGCCAGTGATCTACAGGATATTTATCGGTTTCAACTGAATGCGACCAGTCATTTAGATCTGAATTTAACTGGGCTGAGTGCGGATGCCGATCTTTATCTGATCCAAGATATCAACAACAATGGAGCGATCGATGCAAATGATGTAATTAGTTCTTCCACTGCTATTGGTAATAGTTCAGAATCAATCAGCATTGCGGGATTATCGGCAGGCAGCTATTTTGTTGGAGTGGTTCGGTACAGTGGCTTTACAAATTACAACCTGACCCTAACGGCTGATGCTGCCGGAGATACGCTGTACACTGCCCGTGACATTGGTAGTTTGAGTGGTACACGCGACTTCAGTGATTTTGTCAGCAATGCTGATTACAACGACTACTACCAATTTTCACTCAACAATACCAGTAACTTCAGCGCGAATTTGAGTGGATTGAGTGCGGATGCAGATCTGTACCTGATTCGAGATTTTAACGGGAATGGCAACATTGACGCTGGTGAAATTCTGGCGGCTTCCGCTGTCTCTGGTTCCGTCTCCGAATCGATTACCTACAATGGTTTAGCTTCAGGGAACTATACTGTTTTGGTGTATCAGTACAGTGGGAATACAAATTACAACCTGCAATTAGCAGCCACCTCTGTTAGCGCATTGCAACCAGCCAATGCTCCCCTTGATGGATTACAACTGGTCGAGGGTACGCTGTATGCCGATACCTTCACCTACAATCCAAACTACGATTACACAGTTTTTTCGGGCAATGGTAACGTTGAATTTGGTGAAGGTTGGCAAGATCAGATTGATCTTTCCGATTTTTTGTCGAGCAGCGTTAGCTTGAATCTGGCGGGCATTAATGGCGATGGTGTATTGTTCAATGCTGGCGATGGAACGCAGGTATTTGATGTGGCTACCCTGAGCAATGGGGATCAAATCTTGTTTGAAGGGATCGATAGTATTCAATTTGCCGATGGCGCGCTCAACTTGTCGGTCACACCGGATGATCCTCTGTTCTCACAGCAATGGAATCTGGGCATGATGGGGGTGCAAAATGCCTGGCGATTTACCACGGGTTCAAGCGATGTGATGATTGGCATTGAAGACACTGGACTGGGCATCGATTACGCGGGCGACATCCATCCCGATTTACCCACAACGCTCATGATTCCAGATAATATTGCAGATGATTTTAACGATTCATCTTCGCATGGTACCGGAGTTGAAGGCATCATTTCAGCCGTGAGTGATAATGGCTTTGGCTTGAGTGGAATTAATTGGAATTCCCCTGTAGCTCAGGTCGATGTTATTTCTGGTGATGATGTGGACGATTTCAGCCTGGTGGAAGCAACCCAGGCATTGATCGAGCAAGCATCCAGTGAGGGGCAACGGTTAGTCATTAACCTCAGTTTGACCTATACTCCTGATGCTGCCTTTGAACAGTTGGTTGCCAGCCATCAAGATGATGTTCTGTTTGTGATTGCAACCGGAAATGGAAACGACAGCAGCCTTGACTACCCTGCCTATCTGGCGAGCGATTACGACAACGTGATTGCGGTTGGAGCATCCTGGGGCACTTCGGATGTCAATGGCAACCCTACAATAGCCGGTACCCGCATTTCCTACCCCGGCTGGTGGGGGTCGAACTATGGTTATGGATTGACACTCATGGGTCCGTCGGAAGTGATTACCACTGAGGCAACCTCTTCCTACTACTCCGGCGCAGAATTTGGCATTAATTCTCAATTTAATGGGACTTCTGCCGCCACCCCCAACGTCACTGGAGTTGCATCCCTGGTCTGGAGTGCAAACCCTGACTTGACTGCAACGCAGGTACAGCAAATTCTTTCTGAAACCGCCTATGACCTGGGTGCCCCCGGTTATGACCTGGTTTACGGCAATGGATTTGTCAATGCTGATTCTGCGGTGCGACGGGCGATCGCGATCGGACAGGGAGCAGCGTAG
- a CDS encoding two-partner secretion domain-containing protein, translating into MDQKAPELVPFPIYPLMLSGEEQDGESIFFTGFLRFNVAQGRGVYFFSPDAGVQNILARVTGNTRSEIQGTIGTYGNSIPNLFLINPNGIIFSRTASLDMGNAGLAVGGSGGSFIATTANAVLLGNSGIFSASEPTRSNLLDVKPSALLFNAIAAQEIVNQSQATQSVLGFSINGLQVPNGRSLLLVGGDVRLDGGTMRASGGQVELGGLAAPGQIGLSLEGNMLRLTFPNDLPRSDVFLRNNSKIAVPAGNGGSVTINARNIEISGSSRICAGIGAASTCGAASNPAFGSPNSQAGDITLNATEAVRIAQSSQVENDVSRNATGNSGNLNITANTLLVTDGSRLSASTFGRGNAGNILMQITGAALFSGSSTIIFTNVARNAVGNGGNITLYAGSVSVTDGAQLNSLTRGRGDAGNVTIQADSAVVVDGVGSSNGFPSGAFSNVEAGAIGNGGSINITADSLFLTNGGQLGALVRGATDGLPSGRGNGGTVNINVQDAVTIAGTSADGTQSGIFSSLGSGAVGSGGGINITAGSLAITDDARLSVSTFGRGNAGNILMQIAGAAVFRGDETLVVSNVGTDAIGNAGSIRLNANSVAVLEGAQLNSFTRGRGDAGNVTIQADGAVMFDGVGNSDDFPSAVLSNVEAGAIGNGGSVNITAGSLFLTNGGQLGAIVRGATDGLPGGRGNGGRINVNVRDAVTIAGTIADGTESGIFSSLGFGAVGSGGDSEHHSRDTCHHR; encoded by the coding sequence TTGGATCAGAAAGCTCCAGAATTGGTTCCTTTCCCAATTTATCCGTTGATGTTATCAGGGGAGGAGCAAGACGGGGAATCAATCTTTTTCACAGGTTTCCTGAGATTTAATGTCGCTCAAGGCAGAGGAGTTTACTTCTTCAGTCCCGATGCTGGAGTCCAAAACATTCTGGCACGGGTAACCGGAAATACTCGTTCGGAGATTCAGGGAACCATTGGTACCTACGGCAATTCCATCCCGAATCTATTTCTGATCAACCCCAATGGCATTATTTTTAGCCGAACTGCCAGTTTAGACATGGGAAATGCAGGATTAGCCGTGGGTGGTTCGGGTGGTTCTTTTATCGCAACAACTGCAAATGCCGTATTACTAGGAAATAGCGGTATCTTTAGTGCCTCTGAGCCAACAAGAAGTAATTTATTGGATGTCAAACCGTCTGCATTGTTGTTTAATGCGATCGCAGCGCAAGAAATTGTCAACCAGTCTCAAGCAACTCAATCGGTACTTGGATTCAGCATCAATGGATTGCAAGTTCCTAACGGTCGAAGCTTATTACTGGTTGGTGGCGATGTTCGTTTAGATGGCGGAACCATGCGGGCTTCAGGGGGACAGGTGGAATTGGGCGGTTTAGCTGCGCCAGGACAAATTGGTTTAAGTCTTGAGGGAAACATGTTGAGGCTGACTTTTCCCAACGATCTTCCCCGCTCTGATGTCTTTCTCAGGAACAACTCAAAAATTGCTGTCCCCGCTGGAAATGGTGGTAGCGTTACAATTAATGCCCGCAATATAGAGATTTCAGGATCAAGTAGGATTTGTGCGGGCATCGGAGCAGCTTCAACTTGTGGTGCAGCTTCAAACCCAGCCTTTGGCTCACCAAATAGTCAGGCAGGAGATATTACCCTGAATGCCACCGAAGCAGTCAGAATTGCACAATCAAGCCAGGTTGAGAATGACGTCAGTCGTAATGCCACCGGTAACAGCGGCAACCTCAATATCACGGCTAACACACTCTTGGTGACGGATGGCTCCAGGCTAAGTGCCAGTACCTTTGGACGAGGGAATGCAGGCAATATCTTGATGCAGATTACAGGCGCTGCTTTGTTCAGTGGTAGTAGTACGATTATTTTTACCAATGTGGCAAGGAACGCTGTGGGCAATGGGGGCAACATTACACTCTATGCTGGCTCTGTTTCTGTCACAGATGGTGCCCAACTGAATTCCCTCACCCGTGGGCGAGGCGATGCAGGCAATGTGACCATTCAGGCAGATAGTGCTGTGGTAGTTGATGGGGTAGGAAGTAGTAATGGCTTCCCCAGTGGTGCATTTAGCAATGTGGAAGCAGGGGCGATCGGCAATGGAGGCAGCATCAACATCACGGCTGACTCCCTCTTTCTGACCAATGGAGGGCAACTGGGTGCGCTTGTTCGCGGAGCTACAGACGGACTCCCTAGTGGACGGGGCAATGGCGGAACAGTCAACATCAATGTGCAAGATGCCGTCACCATTGCTGGCACCAGTGCCGATGGCACCCAAAGTGGCATCTTCAGCAGCTTAGGCTCTGGAGCCGTGGGCAGTGGGGGGGGGATTAACATCACAGCAGGGTCACTTGCCATCACAGATGATGCGCGACTCAGCGTCAGCACCTTTGGCCGAGGGAATGCAGGCAACATCCTGATGCAGATTGCAGGCGCTGCTGTGTTCAGGGGTGATGAGACTCTTGTTGTCAGCAATGTTGGTACGGATGCCATTGGCAATGCAGGCAGTATCCGGCTCAATGCAAATTCTGTTGCTGTGCTTGAGGGTGCCCAACTGAACTCTTTTACCCGTGGACGAGGTGATGCAGGCAATGTCACAATTCAGGCAGATGGTGCTGTGATGTTTGATGGGGTGGGAAATAGTGATGACTTCCCCAGTGCGGTACTGAGCAATGTGGAAGCAGGCGCGATCGGCAATGGCGGCAGTGTCAACATCACGGCTGGTTCACTCTTCCTCACCAATGGAGGGCAACTGGGTGCGATTGTTCGCGGAGCTACAGACGGACTCCCTGGTGGACGGGGCAATGGGGGAAGGATTAACGTCAATGTGCGAGATGCAGTCACCATTGCTGGCACCATTGCTGATGGCACTGAAAGTGGCATCTTCAGCAGCTTAGGCTTTGGAGCCGTGGGCAGCGGGGGGGACAGTGAACATCACAGCAGGGACACTTGCCATCACAGATGA
- a CDS encoding clostripain-related cysteine peptidase has product MPALQQQTVDAFNIASRQWNSAASQSSTLLSTGGWAERVDPLQQRNWTSHSGAATAIPDSTSVELSAMNGNLQLGGDRSNHSATPPANWTVMVYMAGDSLEEFGIQDFLEMSAIGSSSNVNVVVQFDRTAGYADTHGDWTDTRRGVVQAGDTPDLNWGSSLGEVNMGDASTLYNFVDWGMANYQAENYAVIMWGHGDGFNVSYDDTTGDSISAIELNTVLGAASEEIDLVGTDACLMSSLDFTDAIRDNASVFVGSQELEPGTGWNYTPILQDLNRLPTMTAAQLGADIVYHYGEYYNSPGGNDPYTEETLSAIDLSALRDSNSNSLVDALNLFQITAAFTATTYDTFALASYEDVYSNEFGAGNTPEYYDIGNFYTSIADDEYISSSIRAAAEGVLDAYDDAIISNYSSVPGRSTGLSIDG; this is encoded by the coding sequence ATGCCAGCCCTACAACAGCAAACAGTTGACGCTTTTAACATCGCTTCCAGACAGTGGAATAGTGCGGCATCCCAGTCATCCACACTGCTCTCTACGGGAGGATGGGCAGAACGGGTAGACCCACTGCAACAACGAAACTGGACATCCCATAGTGGCGCTGCCACTGCCATCCCTGATTCCACCAGTGTTGAGTTGAGTGCAATGAATGGCAACCTTCAGTTGGGTGGCGATCGCTCAAATCATTCGGCAACTCCCCCGGCTAACTGGACGGTCATGGTTTATATGGCAGGAGATTCCCTGGAGGAATTTGGGATTCAAGATTTCCTGGAAATGTCCGCCATTGGTTCCAGCAGTAATGTCAATGTGGTCGTCCAGTTTGATCGAACCGCAGGATATGCCGACACCCACGGTGACTGGACAGATACCCGTCGAGGCGTTGTTCAAGCGGGCGATACTCCTGATCTCAACTGGGGCAGCAGCCTTGGCGAGGTGAATATGGGAGATGCCAGCACCCTGTATAACTTTGTCGATTGGGGCATGGCCAACTACCAGGCAGAGAATTACGCTGTGATTATGTGGGGACATGGCGACGGCTTCAATGTTTCTTACGATGACACCACAGGCGATAGTATTAGCGCGATCGAACTCAACACTGTGCTAGGTGCTGCTTCTGAAGAGATTGATTTAGTCGGAACAGATGCCTGCTTAATGAGTTCCCTTGATTTCACCGATGCCATTCGTGACAACGCTTCTGTTTTTGTTGGCTCTCAAGAATTGGAACCCGGAACAGGCTGGAACTACACGCCAATCTTGCAGGATTTGAACCGACTGCCAACCATGACCGCCGCTCAGTTAGGAGCCGATATTGTGTACCACTATGGCGAGTATTACAACTCTCCTGGTGGCAACGATCCCTATACCGAGGAAACGCTGTCTGCGATCGACTTATCTGCGTTGCGAGATAGCAATTCTAACAGTTTAGTTGATGCACTAAATCTGTTTCAAATTACTGCCGCGTTTACCGCCACCACCTATGATACCTTCGCCTTAGCGTCGTATGAAGATGTCTACTCGAATGAATTTGGGGCTGGTAATACTCCTGAGTATTACGACATCGGTAATTTCTACACCAGCATTGCGGATGATGAGTATATCTCTTCCAGTATTCGCGCTGCGGCTGAGGGTGTTCTCGATGCCTATGATGATGCCATTATTAGCAACTATTCTTCAGTTCCAGGCAGAAGCACCGGATTGTCGATCGATGGGTAA